The Allocoprobacillus halotolerans nucleotide sequence TGGTTCATTTACATATGCTGGTGGTTATGAAGATTTATCAGTTACAGGATGGGCAGTTGAAGCATTGTGTTTAGTTAATAAAACACAATATCAATCAACAATAGAGAAAGCTTTAACAAATATTCTATCTTATCAAAAAGATGATGCTGGGTTTGATATGTATGGATATGGTGCTGATGCGAATACGCAATCATCAGTACTTACTGGATTATTAACATATGATAGTGAAGGTGTTAAAGCTGGAAAATATAATCAAAATGGAAATAATCCTTATGATGTTTTATTGACTTTCCAAAATACTGATGGAAGTTTTTGGTCAGAGTATACAGGAATTGGTCAATATAATTTATTAGCAACTGTACAAGGTGTACAAGCCGTTGGATATTATTATCATGGTTCTGTTTATACAAAAGCAAAAGATGAATATTTTGCTTTAGGTGAAGTCAAAGATACAGAAGAGCCTGAAGTAAAAGTAGATGAAGAAGAAAAAGATGTACCAAAAACAGAATCTCAAAATGAAACAAAACAAGAAACTGTAAAAGAAACATCAAAGAAAGCAGATGTTGTTCAAACCAATGATTCTTCATGGTTATTAGGTTATGGTTTATTATTTATTGGAAGTGGAATACTCTTATTGAAAGGAAGAAAGTATTTTGAATAAAACAAAGAAATATACACTTGTTTTTATTGTTGTATGCTTTGTTTTGATTGGTGGAGCAGGTATTTATCATGCCTGCTTTGCACCAAGTCAAACATCTCAGCCAGTTGTAAAAACACCTGTTGAACAAGAAGTGATTGAACAGGAAGAAAAAACAGAACAAGAAAGTAAACAAGAAACTGAAAAATCTCAACAGACTCCTATATCAAAAGATAAGGAATCAATAACTCAAAAACAAGAATCCCAAACAACACAACAGACAGAAACAACTTCACCAAGTAAAACAGAAACTTCAGAAGAAGAAACAACACCATCTCATTCGACAGAAACAGAGGAAGAAACAGAGATAGAAGAAGTGTCATCTGTTAATGTGACAATTACAGGTGTTGATAGTGTTATGGCTCAAGATTATATCGAATTTGAAGAAGGTATGAGTGCTTACGATGCACTAAAAATATTAGCTGATAATTATGATATGTCAGTAAAAGTTTCTGGAGTTGGTCAAGCTGTTTATGTCAAAGGTATTAATGGACTCAATGAGTTTGATTATGGTGGTCGTTCAGGATGGAAGTATAAAGTCAATGGATCTTATCCAAGTGTTGGAGCAGGTTCATATGTTTTAAAAGATGGTGATCAAGTTGAGTGGATCTATTCAACAAATGGATAAAGTTAAAGAAATAAGTTTAATTGGTATTTTAGCGGCAGTTAATATTGCTTCACGTATTGCTTTACAAGCTTTACCTAATATTAAACCCGTGACTTCCATTATTATTATTTCAGTCATTGTTTTTGGATTAGCGTTTGGTATTAAACTGACACTTGTGACAACACTTGTATCCAATATGTATTTAGGTATGGGAATTTGGACATTTTTTCAAATACTTGCATGGATAGCCATTTGTTTATTGACACAATGTGTTGTAGATATTTATAAAAGAAGAGATAAAAAGCCATCTCTTTTGGTGATGGCTATTTTTTCTATGTTGATGGGTTATGTTTTTGGTTTTGTTGTTTCTTTAGAACAATTTGTTGTAGGGGGTTACCTTTGTTTATTGTTTATTATAGTGCTGGGTTGTTGTTTGATACTTTCCATGCGATAGGGAATTTATTTTTTTATCTCATTGGAGCACCGTTGTTATTTAAAATTTTTCAATATGTGTAATTGGAGTTATCAAAGAGGATAACTCTTTTCTTTATAAAAAAGGTTGTGTGATAAAATATTGTGCGACATTTAAAACACCAGCTAATATCATGACAAAAATAGGATTCATCTTCCATTTTATAAGTAACAGCATACATATAGAAAAAATGATAACCATTTGAATTTTCAGTGTTTCTATAGAAATGCCTAATTCTCCAAAAAATGAAGATACAATAATTGTTAGACCGGCACTGGCAATTAAAGATACAACCGCCGGTCTTAATACATTTAAAACAGATTGTAAAGATTCCATTTTACGATATTTCATGTATAGCCATGCAATGACTGTAACAATAATGCAAGATGGTAAGATACATCCCAAAGTGGAAACAAGAGCACCAGGGAAACCAGCAATTTTTGTTCCTACAAATGTTGCTGAATTAACCGCAATTGGTCCAGGTGTCATTTGTGAAATAGTGACTAAATCAGTAAATTCTGAAATTGTTAGCCAGTGATGTAATTCTACAACTTGATTTTGGATAAGAGGCATAGCAGCATATCCACCACCAAAACTAAATGCTCCAATTTGTAGAAAACTTAAAAAGAGTTGTAAAAGTATCATGATTTCACGCTCCTTTTCAATAAGAAAGTCTTTATAAGTCCAATCAAAATGCAAATAAGAATAATATAAACAACATTGATATTAAAAACGTATGTTAAAATAAATGAGAAAAACATAATAAATAGAGAAAAAATATTATTTTCATGAACTATCCCAGCTGCCATTTCATAAACAACTGCTCCAATCACTGCGCCGACACCAGCTTGCATACCTTCTAACATTAATGAAACTATTAGATTAGTACGAAAGGCTTCATAACAAAATGATAATAAAGAAATGACAACAAATGGGGGAATTATTGTCGCAATGACAGAAATAATGATTCCTAAAATTCCAGCTAATTTGTATCCAACAACAATAGCGCCATTGACAGCGATAGCTCCAGGTGATGATTGTGCAATGGCAATTAAATCTAACATTTCATCTTCATCAATCCAATGATATTCACTTACAAATTTTTTACGCATTAATGTCACAATGACATATCCGCCACCAAAGGTGAAAGCACTCAAATATAAAGTTGAAAGAAATAAAGTTAATAGTTTTTTCTTTTGCATAATGACAACCTCCGTTATTATCATACAAAAACTTGAAAAATATGTAAATCTTATTATTTGATGTTTGAGAGTATTGTGGAAGTGAAAATGATATATTTTGTAAAATATTTGTTAGAACACTATTTTTTTGTTAAAATATAAGCGAATAGAAACAATAAGAAAAGAAAAAATAATTGTATAGAAGAGATAGAAATATGAATCAAAAGGTATTAAAAGATGTGGGTATTGATGTGGAAGATGCATTATCTAGAATGATGGGAAACGAAAATTTATTTAAATGTATGATGTCAAGATTTGTTGATGATCCAACATATCATCAACTATTGAGTGCTATTAAAGATGATAATCAAGAAGAAATCTTTCGTCATGCTCATACATTAAAAGAAATTTGTGCAAATCTATCAATCAAACCACTAGAAGATTTGTTTGTTAGACAAGTTTAATTCATTAGAAATGATGATTTAAAGGTGGCTTTATCATTAATGGGAGAAATTGATAATAAATATAATCAAACAATTCATGCGATTCAAGAAGTTTTTCAAGATTAGTTGTATGAATTGGCTATAGAATATGTTTTGTTTGATGTTCTCTTATTGATGTTGAAGAAAAAGTGTTGTATTTTTATGTTGATTGTGATAGTATTGTTATGCTAATGTATAAAAAGAAAAGGAGGTACGACAATGGTTTTAAATATTTTACTCGTTTTAGTTTCAGTAGCTCTTATTGTTGTATGCCTATTACAAAGTGGAAAATCTGATGGTGTTGTTAATGCTTTGACAGGTCAAAGCTCTAACCTATTTGCCCACCAAAAAGAACGTGGAGCTGATTTGGTTTTAACACGAATAACTATTGGACTTGCAATTGCATTTTTTGTTCTTGCAATCTTAATTAGAATGGGTTAATCATTAGGGCACTTTGATGTGTCCTCTTTTTATTAATTGGATAAACTAAAAGTGAGGTGAAAAAATGAAAGAAGAAATATTAGAGTTATTGGCTGATCGTAATTATACAAGAAGAAAGATTCAAGAATTAGCTGAACATTTTCATATGATGGATACACAGGATTATGTATCGTTTATTAAATTGATTAATGAAATGGAAGATGAAGGACTCATTATTAGAAGTCGTATTAATGACTATTATTTAATTAATCAACTTCAATATTATAAAGGTGTTTTAGAATTAAATAAACGTGGTTTTGGTTTTGTGAAAGTGGATGAAGAAAGAGAATTTTATATTCATGATTCTCAGATGAAAGATGCGCTTAACCATGATACGGTGTTGATAGAAAAAATCAAGTCACATGGACAACGTGAAGAAGGACGTGTTGTACGTGTTCTTAAACGAGGACAGTTAAGATATGTTGGAGAAGTTAAACGAGGACGTAAAGATTATATTGTAAAAACTGATGATCAAAAGTTTGATAAACCAATTATTGTAGATTCAGCACATATGCATGGAGCGATGCCAGGACATAAGGTTGTTGTGGAAATTAAAACTTTTAAACCACAAATCAAAGGTGATATTGTAAAGATTATTGGACATCGTAATGATCCAGGTGTGGATATTTTATCTATTGTTCATGCACATGATGTGGATATTGAATTCCCTAAGGAAGTCTATGAACAGATTGAAGATATTCAAGATGAAATTGATCCAAGTGATATTAAAAATCGTAGAGATTTAAGAACTGAATTAATTGTCACAATTGATGGTGATGATGCAAAAGATTTAGATGATGCTATTTCTTTGAAAAAATTAGAAAATGGACATTATCAATTAGGTGTACATATTGCAGATGTGTCTTATTATGTGTCAGAAAATTCACCATTGGATAAAGAAGCAATTAAAAGAGGAACGTCTATTTATTTAGTTGATCGTGTGATTCCTATGCTACCACATAAGCTATCTAATGGAATTTGTTCATTAAATCCTCGCGCTGATCGTTATACAATTAGTTGTATCATGGAAATTAATAAACATGGTGAAGTAGTTAACCATGAAATTATTCCATCTGTGATTCATTCTTCTTATCGTATGACATATAATAATGTGAATAAGATTTTAGATGGTGACCAAGAGTTACAAAAAGAATATGCACCAGCAGTTCCATTGTTTTTCTTGATGCAGGAACTAGCAACTTTATTAAGAAAAACACGTGATGAACGCGGGGCTATCGACTTTGATGTGGATGAAGCCAAGGTGCTTGTGGATAAAACAGGAACACCTACAGATGTTGTATTAAGAACACGTGGAACTTCTGATAAAATTATTGAAGAATTTATGTTGAAAGCGAATGAAACAGTTGCCGAACATTTTAAATGGATGGATTTACCATTTATTTATCGTGTTCATGAACAACCAAAATTGAAAAAACTTCAACAATTTGCCAATATTGTAAAACCTTTAGGATATACAATTAAAGGTTCATTAGAACATGTTTTTCCTAATGAACTAAATGCAATTATTCAAGCTTCCAAAGGAACTGAAGAACATGTCATTGTCTCAACGTTATTATTAAGATGTATGCAAAAAGCACGTTATGATGCTAAGTGTTTAGGACATTTTGGTTTGGCTGATGAGTATTATACACATTTTACTTCACCAATTCGACGTTATCCGGATTTATTGGTTCATCGTTTAATTCGTACATTCCTATTTAAACAGGATTATAAACAGACTGCTCATTTTGAAGAAGTGATTCCTGAATTGGCTGAACAATCTTCTTTAAGAGAAAAAGAGGCTGTGGATATTGAACGAGAAGTGACTGATATGAAGATGGCTGAGTATATGTCAAAACATATTGGGGAAGAATTTGAAGGAATGATTTCTTCAGTGACTTCTTTTGGTTTCTTTGTTGAATTACAGAATACAATTGATGGTTTGGTTCATATTACTGATTTAACTGATGATTATTATCATTATAATGAAGAACAAATGATCTTGACTGGAGAAAGAACAGGTAAGATATTTAAATTATCTGATAAAGTCAAAGTTAGAGTTGTAGCTTGTGATAAAAAAGAACGTACAATTGATTTTGAAGTTGTAGGAATGGAGTCAAGAAAGAAAAAACGAAGATTGTGAAAATTAATGATAGAAAAGTAAAGACAAAACGAACAAAAAAGGGTAAAATAAATAAGTCTAATAAAAGACAAACAAGAAGACATAGATAGAAAGGATGTGATATGCATGAAGATTGTGACACAAAATAAGAAAGCTTTTCATGATTACTTTATTTTAGAAACATATGAAGCTGGAATAGAATTAAAAGGGACAGAAATTAAATCTGTTCGTTTGGGTCATGTGAATTTAAAAGATGCTTTTATTCGTATGAAAAATGATGAAGCATTTATTGAAAACATGCATATTGCTCCTTATGAACAAGGAAATATCTTTAATCATGAGCCACTTCGTAATAGAAAATTATTGTTGCATAAAAAGCAAATTAAGAAATTACAAAGAGAAGTGAAAGAAAATGGTTTAACGATTGTTCCAACGAAACTTTATTTTAATACGTCTAAATTAAAAGTAGAGATTGCTTTGGCTCGAGGTAAAAAATTGTATGACAAACGTCAGGATTTAAAAGCCAAAGATGCGAAAAGAGATATGGAAAGAGCATTGAAAAATGCTTACTAATGGGGGCGTCTTGGATTCGACAGGGGTCAGTTTGAATGGAACTGCAGCCGTGGGCATACGTTAATTGCAAACAAAAAATATCTGGAAACAGACAACAATTATCTTTCGCTTGCTAGTCGACGTTAGACTTTAGCGAATATCAGCCTATAACATACCTATGGTTATAGAACTGGTAAAATATCTAATAGGTTAAGGGTATAAAGGGTCTGACTTTATATCACGAAAATCAACAGAATCGCTAAGTGAAAGACTGCTTGTGGATCGTAGCTTAGTTAAATTCATTCGACAAGATAAGCTGTAGACGTTTCATATGGGA carries:
- the secG gene encoding preprotein translocase subunit SecG, translating into MVLNILLVLVSVALIVVCLLQSGKSDGVVNALTGQSSNLFAHQKERGADLVLTRITIGLAIAFFVLAILIRMG
- the rnr gene encoding ribonuclease R; translated protein: MKEEILELLADRNYTRRKIQELAEHFHMMDTQDYVSFIKLINEMEDEGLIIRSRINDYYLINQLQYYKGVLELNKRGFGFVKVDEEREFYIHDSQMKDALNHDTVLIEKIKSHGQREEGRVVRVLKRGQLRYVGEVKRGRKDYIVKTDDQKFDKPIIVDSAHMHGAMPGHKVVVEIKTFKPQIKGDIVKIIGHRNDPGVDILSIVHAHDVDIEFPKEVYEQIEDIQDEIDPSDIKNRRDLRTELIVTIDGDDAKDLDDAISLKKLENGHYQLGVHIADVSYYVSENSPLDKEAIKRGTSIYLVDRVIPMLPHKLSNGICSLNPRADRYTISCIMEINKHGEVVNHEIIPSVIHSSYRMTYNNVNKILDGDQELQKEYAPAVPLFFLMQELATLLRKTRDERGAIDFDVDEAKVLVDKTGTPTDVVLRTRGTSDKIIEEFMLKANETVAEHFKWMDLPFIYRVHEQPKLKKLQQFANIVKPLGYTIKGSLEHVFPNELNAIIQASKGTEEHVIVSTLLLRCMQKARYDAKCLGHFGLADEYYTHFTSPIRRYPDLLVHRLIRTFLFKQDYKQTAHFEEVIPELAEQSSLREKEAVDIEREVTDMKMAEYMSKHIGEEFEGMISSVTSFGFFVELQNTIDGLVHITDLTDDYYHYNEEQMILTGERTGKIFKLSDKVKVRVVACDKKERTIDFEVVGMESRKKKRRL
- a CDS encoding DUF4430 domain-containing protein, coding for MNKTKKYTLVFIVVCFVLIGGAGIYHACFAPSQTSQPVVKTPVEQEVIEQEEKTEQESKQETEKSQQTPISKDKESITQKQESQTTQQTETTSPSKTETSEEETTPSHSTETEEETEIEEVSSVNVTITGVDSVMAQDYIEFEEGMSAYDALKILADNYDMSVKVSGVGQAVYVKGINGLNEFDYGGRSGWKYKVNGSYPSVGAGSYVLKDGDQVEWIYSTNG
- a CDS encoding chromate transporter, translated to MILLQLFLSFLQIGAFSFGGGYAAMPLIQNQVVELHHWLTISEFTDLVTISQMTPGPIAVNSATFVGTKIAGFPGALVSTLGCILPSCIIVTVIAWLYMKYRKMESLQSVLNVLRPAVVSLIASAGLTIIVSSFFGELGISIETLKIQMVIIFSICMLLLIKWKMNPIFVMILAGVLNVAQYFITQPFL
- the smpB gene encoding SsrA-binding protein SmpB; the encoded protein is MKIVTQNKKAFHDYFILETYEAGIELKGTEIKSVRLGHVNLKDAFIRMKNDEAFIENMHIAPYEQGNIFNHEPLRNRKLLLHKKQIKKLQREVKENGLTIVPTKLYFNTSKLKVEIALARGKKLYDKRQDLKAKDAKRDMERALKNAY
- a CDS encoding sortase B protein-sorting domain-containing protein, which produces MKKIFTSLLIMLMMVIGQIFPVSALSYDESYTLAKSYFESVKSFQSVDEIIASESVGVESDDIAIPKGLLETDTASLVAKAIIALTLHGDDPRNYQGMNYVELLESAINEDGSVRFDSETNSFGSNNQIFCVYALYIVESDKLELAANYLASMIQDNGSFTYAGGYEDLSVTGWAVEALCLVNKTQYQSTIEKALTNILSYQKDDAGFDMYGYGADANTQSSVLTGLLTYDSEGVKAGKYNQNGNNPYDVLLTFQNTDGSFWSEYTGIGQYNLLATVQGVQAVGYYYHGSVYTKAKDEYFALGEVKDTEEPEVKVDEEEKDVPKTESQNETKQETVKETSKKADVVQTNDSSWLLGYGLLFIGSGILLLKGRKYFE
- a CDS encoding chromate transporter; translated protein: MQKKKLLTLFLSTLYLSAFTFGGGYVIVTLMRKKFVSEYHWIDEDEMLDLIAIAQSSPGAIAVNGAIVVGYKLAGILGIIISVIATIIPPFVVISLLSFCYEAFRTNLIVSLMLEGMQAGVGAVIGAVVYEMAAGIVHENNIFSLFIMFFSFILTYVFNINVVYIILICILIGLIKTFLLKRSVKS